AGTCTAGGAAGAACCCTACAATAaacaacttttaaataatttttcaccaGTCTTCTAGTAACGATTAACACGCAgtgttacacacacacaattgtttAAGGAAGTTCATTTGATTTAAGAGTCATAGTTACCTGTCACGCACACATTTAGCACACATGGATCCACCATAGGCCCTGCTTACATGTTTTTTCGTTTTAGACAACCTCATTAGAACTTTAGGTCTTACAGCACGAACCTGCATAAAGAAAACATTGAGATTATTTTGTGATGCTTTTACAGGAACAGAAAGTATGCTAGGTTTTTTTAATAGGCAGTAAGCACAAACATTAAACTATGTAACAAAAGGAAATAGTATACATTTGGTGTCGTGTATTACTCACACTGGCTCTAAGAGAAATGTATATTCTTGACAGGTTTGGATTACAGATGTTTAGGAAATGTCCCCTCTCCTAATGGTGACCTCTCCTTCACTATTCCCATACCAAAAAATTAATGCTCAGAACTTCAACCTGTCAACTTATTCACAACAGGCTCACTTACTCCACGAAGCCGGCCTGGGCACACCCCACATGCAGATTTTGGTGCTTTCCCAACCTTCTTGGTATAAAGGTAAACAATCCGATTACCAGGGGTTCGGGACCTGCAGAGTGAGAGAACAGACGACAGCTCAGCATTTTGCGGAGTAAGTAACAacgtgtattttaaattttagacatACTTACAGTCTGGTTTTGTTAGAGGCTGTATTGTAGGACAGCCTCCGCCGGTATGTCAAACGCTGGACCATTGTGACTGCCTACAACAAGAAGGAATAAAATTGCTTTGCAGAAATAATTCGCACCTTGTAAACAAAATAGCATCACATTATTTATACAGCATCCCTGTTTGCTCATACACATAGTAACCTTAACTAAGGAACCGTATGGAAAGGGTCTATTTTTAAAACTAGGAACATCAGCCTCACACCCAGTAGGTGCTCAGGGTTCAGTGTCCCGCCTGAAAGCAGTACGTGGGTCGACTTAAGTGCCACATACAGACACGTGtatgaatgatttatttttttttggtaaactaCACAAAGTAACACGGAAACATAAGCAGGACTTGAATCAACCTCATTTCTTTATCCCAAATGTTGTAACCACTGTATCACAGCCCTGTCGTTATGTGAAGCTTCCTGCATTTATTACAAGGGCCTTACTAACATCGCACGAAGAACTGTCAGACCGAAGGCCACTGCGAGTGACCGAAATCAGCCACTACCGCGTGTGCAACTCCCAAACTACGACAGAAAACTTCCtattaacacatttaaaaaaaccctCTTCCTTATCATCAgctttggtaaaaataaataaataaaaagcatttgaaacaACGACCCAAAGCCTGAGAACATCTATAACAGCAGTATCAAAACATGGGCGTAAGGAGTGCGGTGTTCCGCCATCTCCTGCCATCTCAACTAGCCGGACCACAACCCGTTTGTCCCCCAACTCCGGCTTTCCAAGGCCGCAAAGCAGCGGGTGATGAGCTCCAACCACTCCCGGCCCGGGAGGGGTCCGGATCGAGCAGTGTCTGAGGCGAAACGCCGGGGACTTGCTCACCACCAGCCTTTCTCCGGAGCCCTTACTCCCACGCCAGCTCAAAAGACTGCGTCTGATAGATCCCGGCTCCCACAACTCCCCGGATGGCGGCTGATTGGAAAGGGAGTAACTAGACGGTGAACGACAGAGCAACCATACCTTAAAGACGCCGTCCcgggaagaggaaaagggaggcgCTTGCGAGTTCAAAGGTCGAACGACTGCGCAGGACAGGTTGCGTCAGATCCGGAGGCGCGTTGGAGAGAGCGCCGCCATGTTGTACGGATATAACACAATTCTCCCAGGTGGGCGGAGATGCATAGCGCCGCCACGTTGTACGGTAAATGAGGTTTCTCCCCTCGGTGAGGCTATCCACCGTGTCAAGCGGAAAGATCCTTTGGCACTTGCTGTAGAAGCAAATGCAAATGACAAAGGAACTGTTAAGGGCAGAGTGGTACAAAATCAACATTTTTCGTTCCTACGGGTGCTGCGACATATTTACCTTAAAGAGCTCCAGCTTTGGGGTTAAACTTGGATTTAAATCCCAATTTTGACACTACCTACCAGATGACTTTTAAAGAGTTACTGTTTTtaactttcccttctttttcGTTGCCGTTCAAAGCACAGCTTTACAAATTGGAATTTTAACTCCCGTATCTGCTAATTATtagctgtgactttgggcaaatcctTAAATCTCTAAAAGAAAGATATTAGTAACTACCCTGCAGAGTTATGTCATGATCAAAGGCATCAAGAATTTAAAGCACTTAGCATGTCTTGTAgagagtaagtgctcaataaatggtagctactCTAATGACGATGTACAAAGAACTACTTGAGGCTTCCTGTGGGTGATAAAGCTTGAACTGGGCCTCAAAGatgaaagaaagtaagaaaaaaccCTTTAAAATAGAATGTAAACATTTATATTAAGTGTGGGTATGTATATTTCTAAGGGTCTTTATTTTCCATTGTATTGTCAAAAGGATTCATGGCCAGAAAAGGTAAAGAACACTTTGCCTGCACTCTAAGGAAGAATCAAAAGGTCctttaaacttttaaatcattaaaaaacattttttaaaaatttattgatttgatatagagagaaagaaacattgacttgtccCACttacatgcattcattggttgtttcttgtgccctgactggggattgaacaacAACCTTGGTGGATGGGAACAGGGacaatgatgctctaaccaactgtgctaccccGCCAGGGCCTAAATGTAGAGTTGCATGCTGATGTATTGCGGAgtgctattaaaaaaatacatccaggccctggccggttggctcagcggtagagcgtcggcctagcgtgtggaggacccgggttcgattcccggccagggcacacaggagaagcgcccatttgcttctccacccctccgccgcgctttcctctctgtctctctcttcccctcccgcagccaaggctccattggagcaaggatggcccgggtgctgggcatggctctgtggcctctgcctcaggcgctagagtggctctggtcgcaacatagtgacgcccaggatgggcagagcgtcgccccctggtgggcgtgccaggtggatcccggtcgggtgcatgcgggagtctgtctgactgtctctccctgtttccagcttcagaaaaatgaaaaaaaaaaaaaaaaaatacatccatAAGGAATGAGGAAGGTAGGATCAGGGGACCTACTAAGTGGTTGCAACTGAGGCCTCAGCTTTTCCCACGGGGAAGTCTGGAATTAGAATGGTTCTTCATAGTGTCCTAAACAGGGAAGGAGCAGGCCGTTGGGCTCCCACATCAGCCATCCTTTCACCTGTCTCCCCCCTAGACCACCGGTGAGGCAGTTTCCTGAAGCTGAGGGCAGTGTCCAGTGGGGGAGGCGGCTCTGAGCCAGCTGCACTGACCCAGAAGAGAGAATTTGAATAGAGCACCCCAGTAATCACTTAAATTTCTTTGCCGGTTTTCTAGTGCCACTACTGAGGTGAGAAAACAGGCAAGTGACAGGGAAAATGCCAGCGAGGCCTGTTAATTCCATCATGTTTCACATCCGTGCAATTTTTATCAACACACCAGATAGATGGCTCTGGTTATATCCTGGCCTTTGCTGATGCTCAAATAGCTGTTTCTCCCCTGTCCTGGTTGTGAGTTACTTCCCTCCTTCCCAGTCCTTGACTTTTTGTCCTCTGGAATTCCTTtcatctctgtgccaggcactgaggtgGAGGCTGGGATAGAGAGCCAAATGCGgttttgaatgaatgagtgcatTTACTTGCAATATATTCTCTTTATTCCTAGAGAGACTTTGCTTGGTAGATGAGTACAACAGGAGGTGAGAGCCTTCATACACTGGAACATAGCTTACCTATATTTTCTGTGTTCCCCATCACCCCAGTAGGTAAGGACAGGGGTCTCACTATCGCAGTTTACCCTTATTATACTTAATCTAGTTCTGTAATGCGACTTTTTTTCAATCTGTATTTGGATTTCTTCTTGAACTGTCTTACCAAAGATGTAGTAAtcttattaaacatttaaagGACTCTCATTTGCTTTTATTAATCTTTATCTCTTTCAGATCTGTTTGTTAATTTCTGTGtacacttattaaatattttataaacttctgTGAAATTGAAATAAGATGAACTTAATTCACAGTTTTTTCTAGCTTGGACTGGGAAGCTTTgaggtttaaaatttatttatttaaggggTTTTcataaaagttattaattttaatgtggtcaaATGTATCTTTTTTGAGCTGTACTTTTtgcatctcattttaaaaattcttttctattctaAAGTCTATAAGATATTCACCTATATTTGCTAGTGATGTAAAGCCTTGTTATTAACTCATGACTCATTTAGAGTTGGTTTTTGTGTGTAGCATGAGTTAGGGATACAATTTTCTTTCATCTCATATGTATTACCTTATTTTTTTCCAACTTCATTTACTGTATAGTCTCTCCTTTCCCTGACAATCTGATATGTACCAACATTCCATACATGTGTGGGTTTGTTTGGGGCCCCTATTCTAGTCCaccagccacttttttttttttttttttgagagagagacagacagggagagagatgagaagcatcaactcatagttgtttcactttagttgttcattgatttcttttcacATGTGACTTgacagggggctcaagctgagccagtaacccattgctcaagctggagaccccacgctcaagctgacaagcctgtgccctatccactgcatcaccacaggtcaggcactctgtGTTTT
The sequence above is drawn from the Saccopteryx bilineata isolate mSacBil1 chromosome 5, mSacBil1_pri_phased_curated, whole genome shotgun sequence genome and encodes:
- the RPL34 gene encoding large ribosomal subunit protein eL34 isoform X1; its protein translation is MVQRLTYRRRLSYNTASNKTRLSRTPGNRIVYLYTKKVGKAPKSACGVCPGRLRGVRAVRPKVLMRLSKTKKHVSRAYGGSMCAKCVRDRFGLQVICGPSLLWMTTASSCSCQLSAPA
- the RPL34 gene encoding large ribosomal subunit protein eL34 isoform X2, which produces MVQRLTYRRRLSYNTASNKTRLSRTPGNRIVYLYTKKVGKAPKSACGVCPGRLRGVRAVRPKVLMRLSKTKKHVSRAYGGSMCAKCVRDRIKRAFLIEEQKIVVKVLKAQAQSQKAK